Proteins encoded within one genomic window of Geotalea daltonii FRC-32:
- a CDS encoding aconitate hydratase: MGKNLAIKILEAHLVEGELVPGKEIAIRIDHTLLQDATGTMAILEFMAMGVERAKVELAAQYIDHNLLQTDNRNADDHVFLMTAAQKFGIHLSKPGNGVSHQVHLERFGVPGKVMLGADSHTPTAAGLSMLAIGAGGMDVAMAMAGHPFHLSCPKIMGVKLIGQLQPWVSGKDVILEMLRRHTVKGGVGKIIEYYGPGVETLSATDRGTIGNMGAELGATTSVFPSDGRTREFLESQGRGDCWQPFAADADATYDEYDEIDLSQVVPLIACPSSPDNVVRVKDVEGIKVDQVIVGSSVNSSFRDLMTVCRILDGRRVAPQLSFNINPGSRQVLENVADRGGLMSLLLAGAQVHQPGCLGCIGMGQAPGTNQVSLRTFPRNFPGRSGTKDDKVYLCSPETAAAAGLFGVITDPRKLSDMMPWPNVQNPERYVVDDSSVIYPIEDTSGVEIVTGPNIVPFPDFEPLPEDLQAEVIIKVEDNISTDTIMPAGNKVLPLRSNIPAISQFVFGQIDQEFPQRAQAKGNGVVVAGENYGQGSSREHAALAPRYLGIRVKLAKSFARIHKANLINFGILPLIFKDPADYDLIVQGDVLTFNGLRRQVAEGATEIPVRIGDREIKTILQVSERERQDLLAGGTLNHVKKGNL, translated from the coding sequence ATGGGAAAGAATTTAGCAATCAAGATCCTGGAAGCACACCTGGTTGAAGGGGAGTTGGTGCCCGGCAAAGAGATCGCCATTCGCATCGACCATACACTCCTTCAGGATGCCACCGGTACCATGGCTATCCTGGAATTCATGGCCATGGGGGTGGAACGGGCAAAGGTGGAGCTGGCGGCCCAGTACATAGATCACAACCTGCTCCAGACCGATAACAGGAATGCCGACGACCATGTCTTTCTCATGACTGCGGCCCAGAAATTCGGCATTCACCTATCCAAACCGGGGAACGGCGTTTCCCACCAGGTGCACCTGGAGCGTTTCGGCGTGCCGGGCAAGGTCATGCTGGGTGCCGATTCCCATACCCCGACCGCGGCAGGCCTGAGCATGCTCGCCATCGGCGCCGGGGGGATGGACGTGGCCATGGCCATGGCCGGGCATCCATTCCACCTCTCCTGCCCCAAAATCATGGGGGTAAAGCTCATCGGCCAGCTGCAGCCATGGGTTTCCGGCAAGGATGTCATCCTGGAGATGCTCCGCCGCCACACGGTCAAAGGGGGAGTAGGGAAGATCATCGAATATTACGGGCCGGGGGTGGAGACCCTTTCGGCCACCGACCGGGGGACCATCGGCAACATGGGTGCCGAGCTTGGCGCCACCACCTCCGTCTTTCCTTCCGACGGGCGAACCAGGGAATTCCTTGAATCCCAGGGGCGAGGCGACTGCTGGCAGCCCTTTGCCGCCGATGCCGATGCCACCTACGATGAATACGACGAGATCGACCTCTCCCAGGTGGTGCCCCTTATCGCCTGCCCTTCCTCACCGGACAATGTGGTGCGAGTCAAGGACGTGGAGGGGATCAAGGTGGACCAGGTAATTGTCGGCAGCTCGGTGAATTCCTCCTTTCGCGACCTGATGACCGTCTGCCGAATTCTGGACGGGCGACGGGTGGCGCCCCAGCTCTCATTCAACATCAATCCGGGGAGCCGCCAGGTGCTGGAAAACGTGGCGGACCGCGGCGGGCTCATGTCGCTGCTCCTGGCGGGTGCCCAGGTCCACCAGCCCGGCTGTCTCGGATGCATCGGCATGGGCCAGGCACCGGGCACCAACCAGGTCTCCCTGCGCACCTTCCCCCGCAACTTTCCCGGCCGAAGCGGTACCAAAGACGACAAGGTCTACCTCTGTTCACCGGAAACCGCAGCTGCCGCAGGTCTTTTCGGCGTCATTACCGATCCGCGCAAGCTCTCCGACATGATGCCATGGCCGAACGTGCAGAATCCGGAACGTTACGTGGTGGATGATTCCAGCGTCATCTATCCAATTGAGGATACCAGCGGCGTGGAAATCGTCACCGGCCCGAACATCGTGCCATTCCCGGATTTCGAGCCGTTGCCGGAGGACCTGCAGGCCGAGGTCATCATCAAGGTGGAGGACAACATCTCTACCGATACCATCATGCCCGCCGGCAACAAGGTTCTTCCCCTGCGAAGCAACATCCCGGCCATCAGCCAGTTCGTCTTCGGCCAGATTGACCAGGAATTTCCCCAACGTGCCCAGGCAAAAGGCAACGGTGTAGTGGTGGCTGGAGAAAACTATGGGCAGGGCTCATCCAGGGAACATGCCGCCCTGGCGCCCCGCTACCTGGGTATCCGCGTCAAGCTGGCCAAGAGCTTCGCCCGCATCCATAAAGCCAACCTGATCAACTTCGGTATCCTGCCCCTTATCTTCAAAGATCCTGCCGATTATGACCTGATCGTGCAGGGTGACGTCCTCACCTTCAATGGCCTGCGCCGACAGGTGGCAGAGGGGGCCACGGAAATACCTGTGAGGATAGGGGACAGGGAAATCAAAACAATTCTGCAGGTATCGGAGAGGGAAAGACAGGACCTGCTGGCCGGCGGTACACTGAATCACGTGAAAAAAGGGAATCTGTAG
- the pdhA gene encoding pyruvate dehydrogenase (acetyl-transferring) E1 component subunit alpha codes for METHLRDVFPDEDLLHMYGQTALCREFEESCAEQYTKGHITGFLHLYSGQEAVAVGSTKALQQNDYILSAYREHAQAIVRGAEPKRVMAELFGKATGLCKGKGGSMHLFSPELNFMGGYAIVGGQFPIAVGLAFASKFKNEGRIAACFFGDAAVNQGNFHEALNWARVWELPVLFICENNFYGIGTEVHRSSALPDIHRRTCGYDMPSERVDGMDVIAVYQAVSHAAEWVREQSRPYLLEAMTYRFRGHSMADPGKYRSTAELELWKSRDPLLKLGRRLVQEGIAEQERLDAIRAQAVETVQEAVKFAEESPWPEDGEVYTDVYI; via the coding sequence ATGGAAACACATCTGCGCGACGTATTTCCCGATGAGGATCTGCTCCACATGTACGGACAGACGGCTCTCTGCCGCGAATTCGAAGAGTCGTGCGCCGAACAGTATACGAAGGGGCACATCACCGGGTTTCTCCATCTTTACAGCGGCCAGGAAGCGGTGGCGGTCGGTTCAACCAAGGCGCTGCAGCAGAACGATTACATCCTTTCCGCCTACCGGGAGCATGCCCAGGCCATCGTCCGCGGCGCCGAACCCAAGAGGGTCATGGCGGAGCTGTTCGGCAAGGCGACCGGCCTGTGCAAGGGAAAAGGGGGCTCCATGCACCTTTTCAGCCCCGAGCTCAACTTCATGGGGGGCTATGCCATAGTCGGCGGCCAGTTTCCTATTGCCGTAGGACTAGCCTTTGCCTCCAAATTCAAGAACGAAGGGCGTATCGCCGCCTGCTTCTTCGGCGATGCTGCAGTCAACCAGGGCAATTTCCACGAGGCGCTGAACTGGGCCAGGGTTTGGGAACTGCCGGTGCTTTTCATCTGCGAGAACAATTTTTACGGCATCGGCACTGAGGTGCACCGCTCCTCCGCCCTGCCGGACATCCACCGCCGCACCTGCGGCTATGATATGCCCTCGGAACGAGTGGACGGCATGGACGTGATAGCAGTTTATCAGGCAGTCAGCCATGCCGCGGAATGGGTCAGGGAGCAGAGTCGCCCCTATCTGCTGGAGGCCATGACCTACCGCTTCCGCGGCCACTCCATGGCCGACCCCGGCAAGTATCGCAGCACCGCCGAGCTTGAGTTGTGGAAGAGCCGGGATCCACTGCTCAAGCTCGGCAGACGACTGGTGCAAGAGGGAATTGCCGAACAGGAAAGACTTGATGCCATTCGTGCCCAGGCGGTGGAGACGGTGCAGGAGGCGGTCAAGTTTGCCGAGGAGTCTCCGTGGCCGGAGGATGGGGAAGTCTACACGGATGTGTATATCTGA
- a CDS encoding alpha-ketoacid dehydrogenase subunit beta — protein MSEMTYRDAINLALKEEMRRDPLVVTWGEDVALYEGSFKVTRGLLAEFGEERVRDTPISENTIIGVAIGAAMGGLRPVPELMTVNFALLAMDQIINHMTKIRYMFGGQAKLPMVIRAPGGGGSQLAAQHSQSLETFFMHTPGMYVAVPSTPADAKGLLKTAIRNDNPVLFLEHELLYNSKGEVPEDPEYLVPFGKCQIKKTGSDVTIVTYSRMTILALAAAEELAKEKISCEVVDLCTLTPLDSDTFVGSIQKTGRAVVVEECWRTCGLGAEITSRIYDGCFDMLLAPVQRVAGLDVPMPYSRKLEKLCIPQVGDIVTAVKETLSGKY, from the coding sequence ATGTCTGAAATGACATACAGAGATGCAATCAACCTGGCCTTGAAGGAGGAGATGCGACGCGATCCGCTGGTGGTGACCTGGGGCGAGGATGTGGCCCTGTACGAGGGGTCATTCAAGGTAACCAGGGGGCTTTTGGCCGAATTTGGCGAGGAGCGGGTCCGAGACACACCTATTTCTGAAAACACCATCATCGGCGTTGCCATCGGCGCGGCAATGGGGGGCTTAAGACCGGTCCCCGAGCTGATGACGGTTAACTTCGCCCTGCTTGCCATGGACCAGATCATCAACCATATGACCAAGATCCGCTACATGTTCGGCGGCCAAGCGAAGCTGCCCATGGTCATCCGTGCTCCAGGCGGCGGGGGAAGCCAGCTGGCGGCCCAGCATTCCCAGTCCCTGGAAACTTTTTTCATGCATACCCCCGGTATGTACGTGGCGGTACCTTCGACCCCGGCCGATGCCAAAGGGCTGTTGAAAACCGCCATTCGCAATGACAATCCGGTCCTCTTTCTGGAACATGAGCTGCTCTACAACAGCAAGGGAGAGGTCCCCGAAGATCCTGAATACCTGGTTCCCTTCGGCAAATGTCAGATCAAGAAGACCGGCAGCGATGTCACCATCGTCACCTATTCGCGCATGACCATACTGGCCCTGGCTGCGGCCGAGGAACTGGCCAAGGAAAAGATCAGCTGCGAGGTGGTGGACCTGTGCACCCTGACACCGCTGGATAGCGACACCTTTGTCGGCTCTATTCAGAAAACTGGACGGGCGGTGGTGGTGGAGGAATGCTGGCGGACCTGCGGACTTGGCGCGGAAATAACCTCCCGCATTTACGACGGCTGCTTCGATATGTTGCTGGCGCCGGTACAGCGTGTCGCGGGGCTGGATGTGCCCATGCCATATTCACGCAAGCTGGAAAAACTGTGCATCCCACAGGTGGGGGATATCGTCACGGCGGTGAAGGAAACCCTGAGCGGGAAATACTGA